The following are from one region of the Polynucleobacter sp. MWH-CaK5 genome:
- a CDS encoding YqgE/AlgH family protein, translating into MTQKTGDVQHLANQFLIAMPGMVDENFAGSVIYLCDHSSTGAMGLVINKPTDVDLATVFDKVDLKLEIQTKAIEPVYFGGPVQTDRGFILHEQKQGEHTTHYNSSLRIPGGLAMTTSKDVLEEVAAGHGPSRFLMTLGYAGWSAGQLEDEIARNGWLNVPAPTEEMAHIIFDTPDEYKYQNVLGLLGIDLGFLSSDAGHA; encoded by the coding sequence ATGACTCAAAAAACAGGAGATGTTCAGCATCTCGCCAATCAGTTCTTAATTGCTATGCCTGGCATGGTTGATGAGAACTTTGCTGGTTCTGTTATTTACCTCTGTGATCACTCTTCTACTGGTGCCATGGGCTTGGTCATTAATAAGCCCACTGATGTTGATTTAGCCACTGTTTTTGACAAGGTCGATCTCAAGTTAGAAATTCAAACCAAAGCCATTGAGCCTGTTTATTTTGGCGGCCCTGTCCAAACGGATCGTGGCTTTATCTTGCATGAACAAAAGCAGGGTGAGCACACCACTCATTACAACTCCTCGTTGAGAATCCCAGGTGGTTTGGCCATGACCACTTCTAAAGATGTTTTAGAAGAAGTGGCCGCTGGTCATGGACCCTCACGTTTTTTAATGACATTGGGTTATGCGGGTTGGAGTGCAGGTCAGCTCGAAGATGAAATTGCACGCAATGGTTGGCTAAATGTTCCAGCCCCTACAGAAGAAATGGCCCACATCATTTTTGATACCCCTGATGAATACAAGTATCAAAATGTTTTGGGTCTATTGGGCATTGATCTTGGTTTTCTTTCAAGTGATGCGGGTCATGCCTGA
- the rfbC gene encoding dTDP-4-dehydrorhamnose 3,5-epimerase, whose translation MPITVISTKIPDVLIIEPKVYDDDRGWFYESFNEKEFSAAVGCNITFVQDNHSSSKKGVLRGLHYQTQQTQAKLVRVCRGIVFSVAVDLRNSSPTFGQWVGVELSDENKKQLWIPEGFAHGFLALSDEVEFLYKTTDHWHPSSEQCIVWNDPTLDIQWPQIGMELILNAKDQQGLSWSQAPKFD comes from the coding sequence ATGCCAATAACTGTGATATCTACCAAAATACCTGATGTATTGATCATTGAGCCTAAAGTTTATGATGATGATCGTGGTTGGTTTTATGAATCATTTAATGAAAAAGAATTTTCAGCCGCTGTTGGATGCAACATAACTTTTGTTCAAGATAATCACTCATCTTCCAAGAAGGGTGTTTTGCGGGGTCTTCATTACCAAACTCAACAAACGCAGGCTAAGTTGGTGCGTGTCTGCCGTGGAATTGTTTTTTCTGTGGCGGTAGACTTACGCAACTCATCGCCAACATTTGGCCAATGGGTTGGGGTAGAGCTTTCAGATGAAAATAAAAAACAACTTTGGATACCAGAAGGCTTTGCCCATGGTTTCTTAGCGCTCTCTGATGAAGTAGAGTTCTTGTATAAGACGACTGATCACTGGCATCCCTCTAGTGAGCAATGCATTGTCTGGAATGATCCAACCTTGGATATTCAGTGGCCTCAGATTGGGATGGAGCTAATTTTGAATGCTAAGGATCAGCAAGGACTTTCTTGGAGTCAGGCTCCTAAATTCGATTAG
- the pyrR gene encoding bifunctional pyr operon transcriptional regulator/uracil phosphoribosyltransferase PyrR — MSSIPNAEDLYQTLLNQLKEQKRISPDFQLAGLASGGAWVAERLAKDLGLSAHGVINVSFHRDDYAEKGIKALNSSEGMSTKLPFEVEGAHIILVDDVLDTGRTVRAALNELFDYGRPAKVDLAVLADRHRRQLPVDATFKGAKAQVEDDQILVLEQLDDGRFSFSAEAQ, encoded by the coding sequence ATGTCATCCATTCCTAACGCAGAAGACCTTTATCAAACTCTTTTAAATCAATTAAAAGAGCAAAAGAGAATCAGTCCTGATTTTCAATTGGCTGGTTTGGCCAGTGGTGGTGCTTGGGTGGCGGAGCGCTTGGCCAAAGATTTGGGTTTATCTGCTCATGGCGTCATCAATGTGTCATTCCATCGTGATGACTATGCTGAAAAAGGCATCAAGGCTCTCAATAGCTCAGAGGGTATGTCCACCAAATTACCTTTCGAGGTAGAAGGTGCTCACATTATCTTGGTTGATGATGTTTTAGACACCGGTAGAACCGTTCGAGCAGCTCTCAATGAGTTATTTGACTATGGGCGTCCGGCCAAAGTTGATTTAGCCGTTCTGGCGGATCGTCATAGAAGACAGTTGCCAGTCGATGCGACTTTTAAGGGGGCTAAAGCCCAGGTGGAAGATGATCAGATCTTGGTTTTAGAGCAATTGGATGATGGGCGCTTTAGCTTTAGCGCCGAGGCTCAATAA
- a CDS encoding recombinase RecT, whose product MKALQQSINTLCQTMALDPEEIQLWLDQHLGLPLYPQVQLLRLANKYQLDPLSDEISLLQGPDQSYQTFITIDGWSKLINHHPQYAGMSLRDSTELIDGIPSWMECTIYRNDRILPIVIKEYFEEVRTDHPSWQQMPRRMLRHRVIQQCARLAFNISSSERYQNSLNKENIMNMTPINSTSKNQVMALKEKLLDL is encoded by the coding sequence ATGAAAGCACTTCAACAATCCATTAATACCCTTTGCCAAACAATGGCTCTTGATCCAGAAGAAATCCAACTCTGGTTAGATCAACACCTAGGTCTACCACTTTATCCTCAGGTACAACTTTTGAGACTAGCCAATAAGTACCAGTTAGATCCCCTATCGGATGAGATTTCTTTACTTCAGGGACCTGATCAGAGCTATCAAACATTCATCACCATTGATGGCTGGTCCAAGCTTATCAACCATCATCCTCAATATGCGGGGATGAGTTTGAGAGACTCCACAGAACTAATCGATGGCATTCCTTCATGGATGGAGTGCACCATCTATAGAAATGATCGAATCCTACCTATTGTAATCAAGGAATACTTCGAAGAAGTCAGAACCGATCACCCATCGTGGCAACAGATGCCAAGGCGCATGCTGAGACATCGAGTGATTCAGCAATGTGCGAGACTGGCATTTAATATTTCAAGTTCTGAGCGTTATCAAAATAGCCTCAACAAAGAAAATATAATGAATATGACGCCTATCAATTCAACCAGCAAAAACCAAGTAATGGCACTTAAAGAAAAATTGTTAGATTTATAA
- a CDS encoding glycosyltransferase family 2 protein, with protein MSTNIKISIITATYNCVNTLTDCFSAVSRQDYSNYEHIVVDGASTDGTVDLIHQNIHQIKVFTSAPDKGIYDALNKGLALASGDVIGFLHADDLFASDNVLSKIAAVFDDPSVCAVYGDLQYVSKKNISNLIRCWRSSTFDKSDLVWGWMPPHPTLYVRREWYQYIGAFDIKYQISGDYVSILRLFSQPDFKSVYVPMVFVLMRTGGKSNRSVRVILKKSMEDWRALRAFGFGIFGAVCALLWKNIRKVEQLW; from the coding sequence ATGTCAACAAATATAAAAATCTCAATCATTACTGCTACTTATAATTGTGTAAATACATTGACTGACTGTTTTTCCGCAGTTTCTCGACAAGATTATTCAAATTATGAACATATAGTGGTTGATGGCGCAAGTACTGATGGTACAGTTGATTTGATTCATCAGAACATTCATCAAATCAAAGTTTTTACAAGTGCACCAGATAAAGGTATTTATGATGCCTTGAATAAGGGGCTAGCCCTGGCTAGTGGTGATGTTATTGGTTTTTTACATGCAGATGATTTATTTGCGAGTGATAACGTGTTATCAAAAATTGCAGCTGTTTTTGATGACCCATCAGTGTGTGCGGTATATGGTGATTTGCAGTATGTGAGTAAGAAAAATATATCTAATCTAATACGTTGCTGGAGGTCTAGCACATTTGATAAAAGTGATTTAGTTTGGGGTTGGATGCCGCCCCATCCAACACTATATGTTCGGCGTGAGTGGTATCAATATATAGGTGCCTTTGATATCAAATACCAAATTTCTGGGGATTATGTAAGTATTTTGAGGCTTTTTAGCCAGCCTGATTTTAAGTCTGTTTATGTGCCAATGGTTTTTGTTTTGATGCGTACGGGTGGGAAAAGTAATAGATCAGTTCGGGTAATCTTAAAAAAATCTATGGAAGATTGGCGGGCACTGCGTGCTTTTGGTTTTGGTATCTTTGGTGCTGTTTGTGCACTTTTATGGAAAAATATCAGAAAAGTCGAGCAGTTATGGTAA
- a CDS encoding helix-turn-helix transcriptional regulator, translating to MITSGQIKAARALVDWTARELATKAEIGFSTLIRLESANGVPAGNIKTIDAVKKALEDAGIEFIGTPENGAGVRWRS from the coding sequence TTGATTACAAGTGGTCAAATTAAAGCGGCTCGCGCATTAGTTGATTGGACAGCTAGAGAATTGGCTACAAAAGCGGAAATAGGTTTTTCAACATTGATTCGTCTAGAGTCTGCTAATGGTGTGCCGGCTGGAAACATCAAAACTATTGATGCTGTAAAAAAAGCTTTAGAGGATGCAGGTATTGAGTTCATCGGCACTCCGGAAAATGGTGCTGGAGTTAGGTGGCGTAGCTAG
- a CDS encoding deoxyribodipyrimidine photo-lyase produces MTASNSSGSKGLVWLRRDLRLHDHHALRMALKACKQVWVVFVFDTDILSHLLNRGLTKDRRIDFIWQSLQEINTELKTKGGGLIVRHGKAIDIIPQLATELGVQAVYTNKDYEPAAIERDRLVSLALEAKVIAFHGYKDQVIFEHQQVLTGQGGVFSVFTPFKNAWLKKLQATDLDAHAVDLDSGQFAAIPKPLNLPFPSLESMGFEPTGIESYLPTGMSGASELFEQFLDRMDQYHATRDFPAVKGPSYLSVHSRFGTISIRALVREAYQRMLAGSMGATIWLSELIWRDFYFMILSNHPRLAPTLGKKSLIHSTAGHQSFKPDYDKIVWESGPKAQKLFKAWCEGKTGYPLVDAAMHQLNQSGYMHNRLRMVVACFLIKDLGIDWRWGEQYFADHLNDFDFAANNGGWQWASSSGCDAQPYFRIFNPITQSEKFDAEGKFIKKYLPQLSKLSKKAIHAPWLAGDIELDLAGVRLGRDYPPPIVHHDEARKNTLIRYSIVKKNL; encoded by the coding sequence ATGACTGCTAGCAATAGCTCTGGTTCAAAAGGCTTGGTCTGGCTGCGCCGTGACCTAAGACTTCACGACCACCATGCCCTGCGCATGGCTCTAAAAGCTTGCAAGCAAGTTTGGGTGGTATTTGTATTTGATACGGACATTTTGTCCCACCTCTTGAATAGAGGCCTTACAAAAGATCGCCGCATTGATTTCATTTGGCAATCATTACAAGAAATCAACACTGAACTCAAGACCAAAGGTGGCGGACTCATTGTGCGTCATGGCAAAGCAATCGACATCATTCCCCAGCTTGCCACCGAATTAGGTGTTCAAGCGGTTTACACCAATAAAGATTATGAGCCTGCAGCCATAGAACGCGATCGCCTGGTCTCACTCGCACTTGAAGCAAAAGTTATTGCTTTTCATGGTTATAAAGATCAAGTGATCTTTGAGCATCAACAAGTACTCACAGGACAAGGCGGAGTGTTCTCTGTATTCACACCGTTTAAAAATGCCTGGCTTAAAAAACTACAAGCCACAGATCTTGATGCACATGCTGTTGATTTAGATAGTGGCCAATTTGCAGCCATACCAAAACCATTAAATCTTCCTTTCCCATCGCTAGAATCAATGGGCTTTGAACCCACCGGCATTGAATCGTATCTACCCACTGGTATGTCAGGTGCATCGGAGCTATTTGAGCAGTTCTTAGATCGTATGGATCAATACCATGCCACCCGTGACTTTCCAGCGGTCAAAGGACCTAGCTATTTATCAGTGCACTCTCGCTTTGGCACGATTTCTATTCGAGCGCTGGTGCGCGAAGCGTACCAAAGAATGTTGGCTGGCAGCATGGGTGCCACCATCTGGTTATCAGAACTGATTTGGCGTGACTTTTATTTCATGATTTTGAGCAATCACCCAAGATTGGCTCCAACTTTGGGTAAAAAATCACTGATCCACAGCACAGCCGGACATCAATCATTCAAACCCGATTACGACAAAATTGTTTGGGAAAGCGGTCCTAAAGCTCAAAAGTTATTCAAAGCCTGGTGTGAGGGTAAAACTGGTTACCCATTGGTTGATGCAGCCATGCATCAACTCAATCAAAGTGGCTACATGCACAATCGTTTGCGCATGGTCGTGGCTTGCTTCTTGATCAAAGATTTAGGCATTGATTGGCGTTGGGGTGAACAATACTTTGCCGATCACTTGAATGACTTTGACTTTGCAGCCAACAATGGCGGCTGGCAATGGGCATCATCCAGTGGTTGTGATGCACAACCCTACTTTCGCATCTTTAACCCTATCACCCAATCTGAAAAATTTGATGCTGAGGGTAAATTCATTAAAAAGTATTTGCCCCAGTTATCCAAACTATCCAAAAAAGCGATTCATGCTCCCTGGTTAGCAGGTGATATTGAATTAGATCTTGC
- the rfbB gene encoding dTDP-glucose 4,6-dehydratase: MILVTGGAGFIGGNFVLDWLANPSAEGIVNLDKLTYAGNLATLQSISSDSRHVFIQGDIGDYELVLSLLRKHQIRAVVNFAAESHVDCSIDSPVNFIQTNVIGTFHLLEAVRAYWSDLPQRHQKNFRFLHASTDEVYGSLMSDEAPFLEITSYKPNNPYSASKAASDHFVRAWHHTYNLPVITTNCSNNYGPYQHTEKLIPCMIQNALTGHALPIYGDGQQIRDWLHVKDHCVALRQILESGVVGQTYNIGSRNERKNLEIVRMICAYLDELKPKVSGESYASQISFIKDRPGHDQRYAIDPKKLEGQLGWKPTQDFEESLKSTVQWYLDHQEWVIEVCNSTIKNSPKSFAKSLGQ; this comes from the coding sequence ATGATTTTGGTGACAGGTGGCGCAGGTTTTATTGGTGGGAATTTTGTCTTGGATTGGTTGGCTAATCCAAGTGCGGAGGGCATCGTTAATCTAGATAAATTGACCTATGCAGGCAATCTTGCCACTCTTCAATCTATATCCTCTGATTCGCGCCATGTGTTTATTCAGGGTGATATTGGCGATTATGAGTTGGTTCTCTCTTTATTAAGGAAGCATCAGATTCGTGCGGTAGTGAATTTTGCAGCAGAGTCACATGTTGATTGCTCAATAGACAGTCCTGTTAATTTTATTCAAACAAATGTTATAGGAACTTTTCATTTGCTAGAAGCCGTTAGAGCTTATTGGTCGGATTTACCACAGCGGCACCAAAAAAATTTCCGATTCTTGCATGCCTCTACTGATGAAGTTTATGGATCTTTGATGTCTGACGAAGCCCCATTTTTAGAGATAACGTCGTATAAACCTAATAATCCTTATTCAGCCTCAAAAGCTGCGTCGGATCATTTTGTGAGAGCGTGGCACCATACTTACAATTTACCAGTGATAACCACTAATTGCTCTAATAACTATGGACCATATCAGCATACAGAAAAACTCATTCCTTGCATGATTCAGAATGCGCTAACTGGACATGCATTGCCTATTTATGGTGATGGGCAACAGATTCGTGATTGGTTGCATGTGAAGGATCATTGCGTGGCCCTTCGTCAAATATTGGAAAGTGGTGTGGTGGGGCAGACATACAATATTGGCAGCAGGAATGAGAGGAAAAATCTGGAAATTGTGCGTATGATTTGTGCCTACCTAGATGAGCTTAAACCCAAGGTAAGTGGTGAAAGTTATGCATCTCAAATTTCTTTTATCAAAGATCGCCCTGGACATGATCAACGTTATGCAATAGACCCTAAAAAGTTAGAGGGTCAGTTGGGTTGGAAACCTACTCAAGATTTTGAGGAAAGTTTAAAGTCCACGGTGCAGTGGTATTTGGATCATCAGGAATGGGTTATTGAAGTTTGCAACTCTACTATTAAAAATAGTCCAAAGAGTTTTGCCAAATCTTTAGGCCAGTAA
- a CDS encoding carbamoyltransferase C-terminal domain-containing protein, with translation MNHSYWGPHFTADHLKKLLFNYTNQLTEQGCKVIQFLDEEKLCQKTAEAISEGKVVGWFQGRMEWGPRALGNRSILGDPRRADMKEVLNIKIKRRESFRPFAPSILSEAVADWFEQYDDVPFMMQVYPVRKDKYHFIPAVTHVDGTGRLQTVNSDTNPRYHRLISTFGKLTGVPILLNTSFNENEPVVCCPEEAIDCFLRTKMDLLVLGDSIIYRT, from the coding sequence ATGAATCACTCCTATTGGGGACCACATTTTACTGCTGATCATTTGAAAAAATTGCTATTCAATTACACAAATCAGTTAACGGAGCAAGGATGCAAAGTCATCCAGTTTTTAGATGAGGAGAAGCTTTGTCAAAAGACAGCGGAAGCAATTTCAGAAGGTAAGGTTGTAGGTTGGTTTCAGGGGCGAATGGAGTGGGGTCCACGCGCTTTAGGTAATCGTTCTATTCTTGGCGATCCTCGTCGTGCTGATATGAAAGAAGTCCTTAACATTAAAATCAAACGCCGTGAATCGTTTCGTCCTTTTGCGCCATCTATTCTTTCCGAGGCTGTTGCTGATTGGTTTGAGCAGTACGATGATGTACCTTTCATGATGCAAGTATATCCAGTCCGTAAGGATAAATATCATTTTATACCTGCAGTCACACATGTGGATGGAACTGGGAGATTGCAAACTGTAAATTCCGATACAAATCCACGTTATCATCGATTAATAAGTACGTTTGGTAAGTTAACTGGCGTACCTATTTTGCTTAATACGTCTTTTAATGAGAACGAACCGGTTGTTTGTTGTCCTGAAGAAGCGATTGATTGCTTCCTTAGAACGAAAATGGATTTATTAGTTCTTGGAGATTCGATTATTTATCGAACTTAA
- the ruvX gene encoding Holliday junction resolvase RuvX has translation MTKTILAFDFGEKRIGVAVGNTITKTAEALKIIQEKNQDEKFKAIEALIQEWQPELLVVGLPTHPDGAEHEVTLKAKRFGNQLHGRFQKEVVWVDERYTSVSVQDGNDALAAQLILQQYLDTL, from the coding sequence ATGACAAAAACCATCTTGGCCTTTGATTTTGGAGAAAAGCGCATTGGTGTTGCTGTGGGCAACACCATCACCAAAACCGCTGAAGCTTTGAAGATCATTCAAGAGAAAAATCAAGACGAAAAATTCAAAGCAATCGAGGCACTCATCCAAGAGTGGCAACCAGAATTACTGGTGGTGGGTTTGCCCACTCATCCGGATGGTGCGGAGCATGAGGTGACTCTAAAAGCTAAACGCTTTGGCAATCAACTGCATGGTCGTTTCCAAAAGGAAGTGGTTTGGGTCGATGAGCGCTATACCTCTGTTTCTGTTCAAGATGGGAATGATGCCTTGGCAGCTCAATTGATCTTGCAGCAGTATCTCGATACCCTGTAA
- a CDS encoding aspartate carbamoyltransferase catalytic subunit produces the protein MPKTSKTASQLQLNDQGELTHLLTLEGLSKEHILHILDTAQQFVAVSDSDREVKKVPLLRGKNVFNLFFENSTRTRTTFEIAAKRLSADVVNLDIQTSSTAKGETLLDTIDNLVAMQADIFVVRHKTTGAAVEVAQHLPPHVHVINAGDGTNQHPTQGLLDMYTMRHFKQDFTKIKVAIIGDIVHSRVAKSNIHALTTLGCPEIRAIGPESLLPKDLNMMGVKIYNNIEEGLKGVDVVMTLRIQKERMEAGQVPEGDEFFKQWGLTKERLQLAKPDAIVMHPGPMNREVEIASDVADGPQAVILKQVTFGIAVRMAVMSIVAGN, from the coding sequence ATGCCAAAAACCTCTAAGACTGCCAGCCAACTACAGCTCAATGATCAAGGCGAGCTCACTCATTTGTTGACCTTAGAAGGTTTATCTAAAGAACATATTCTTCATATCCTCGATACGGCTCAACAGTTTGTGGCTGTGAGCGATTCAGATCGAGAAGTTAAAAAAGTTCCATTGCTGCGCGGTAAGAATGTTTTCAATCTTTTCTTCGAGAACTCCACTCGCACCAGAACCACTTTTGAAATCGCGGCCAAACGTTTATCGGCTGATGTTGTTAACTTAGATATTCAAACCTCATCAACGGCCAAGGGTGAGACCTTGCTCGACACCATTGATAATTTGGTGGCGATGCAAGCTGATATTTTTGTGGTGCGTCATAAAACCACGGGTGCTGCTGTTGAGGTTGCTCAACATTTACCACCGCATGTGCATGTGATCAATGCGGGTGATGGTACCAATCAGCATCCAACGCAAGGTCTACTGGATATGTACACCATGCGTCACTTCAAGCAAGATTTCACAAAGATCAAAGTGGCCATCATTGGTGACATTGTTCATAGTCGTGTGGCCAAATCAAATATTCATGCATTGACCACTTTGGGTTGCCCAGAGATCAGAGCGATTGGCCCTGAGAGTTTGTTGCCTAAAGACCTGAACATGATGGGCGTCAAAATCTACAACAACATCGAAGAAGGTTTAAAAGGTGTGGATGTGGTGATGACACTTCGTATCCAAAAAGAGCGCATGGAAGCTGGTCAAGTACCAGAAGGCGATGAGTTCTTTAAGCAATGGGGTTTGACCAAAGAAAGACTTCAATTAGCTAAGCCCGATGCCATCGTGATGCATCCAGGCCCCATGAACCGTGAAGTGGAAATCGCCAGTGATGTGGCTGATGGTCCGCAAGCAGTGATCCTCAAACAGGTCACTTTTGGTATTGCGGTGCGCATGGCCGTGATGTCAATCGTCGCTGGCAACTAA
- a CDS encoding YqaJ viral recombinase family protein — protein sequence MLNNQDFALLRAKSLGGSDVGAVLGLSKYRSAVDVWMEKTGKEIAVRDSLPLRFGLFAESFVAYEYALATGLSLATHDAAVIHPEYDYMHGHIDRFVMSSDLPLIAEDGRLMASRILECKTANPFTQSEWGEAGSDQVPLSYLVQCVWYMMLTNIDRTDLAVLFGNADFRIYEISRDLELEQMVLERAKSFWENHVLKDIPPPANSESDYKTLFGKSKVGKSVEASAQTCELIKKLKSLNEQVEHHEAQISQIKQSIMGQMQDAEVLTYHGQTLATWKAPKPSLRLDAKRLSEEHPDLVHQYQVPIQNSRRLVIKELS from the coding sequence ATGCTTAATAATCAAGATTTTGCCCTGTTGCGAGCTAAAAGTCTAGGTGGGTCTGATGTCGGCGCGGTATTGGGTTTATCGAAGTACCGCAGCGCTGTGGATGTTTGGATGGAGAAGACTGGTAAAGAGATTGCAGTTAGGGATTCTTTACCGCTTCGATTTGGTCTATTTGCGGAATCCTTTGTCGCTTATGAATATGCTCTAGCGACTGGTTTATCTTTGGCGACTCATGATGCGGCGGTGATTCATCCTGAGTATGACTATATGCATGGGCATATTGATCGGTTTGTTATGTCTAGTGATTTACCCTTGATTGCTGAAGATGGTCGCCTCATGGCCTCACGTATTCTGGAATGTAAGACAGCGAATCCTTTTACTCAATCAGAGTGGGGAGAAGCAGGTAGTGATCAAGTACCACTCTCTTATTTAGTGCAATGTGTTTGGTACATGATGCTCACCAATATAGATCGAACTGATCTAGCAGTTCTATTTGGTAATGCCGACTTTAGGATCTATGAGATCAGTCGAGACCTAGAGCTAGAACAGATGGTTCTGGAAAGAGCCAAGTCATTCTGGGAGAACCATGTTTTAAAAGACATCCCTCCTCCAGCCAATTCTGAGTCTGACTATAAGACGCTGTTCGGCAAGTCCAAGGTGGGTAAGTCGGTTGAGGCTTCTGCCCAGACTTGTGAACTGATTAAGAAGCTCAAATCTCTTAATGAACAAGTAGAACACCATGAAGCACAAATCAGCCAAATCAAGCAAAGCATCATGGGACAGATGCAGGATGCGGAAGTGCTGACCTACCATGGTCAAACCTTGGCCACTTGGAAAGCACCTAAACCTTCACTAAGGCTAGATGCCAAAAGACTCTCTGAAGAACATCCTGATTTAGTCCATCAATACCAAGTACCTATCCAGAACAGTCGTCGCTTAGTGATTAAGGAGCTCTCATGA
- the rfbD gene encoding dTDP-4-dehydrorhamnose reductase yields MVDNLYQVSDKAKPVLVFGRNGQVGRALQRCFSNLDVPVVFLGRAECDLANEDEIIKTLNLYQPQVIINAAAYTGVDNAESERELAFAINAKGPAVMAHYMVNVAHGILVHYSTDYVFADTKQTSYLETDIAGPLDQLSVYGQSKLAGEEAIKKTFNLAHDSGDGKYQENFSRYFILRTSWVYGDGENFIQKILRLAGEQTQLKIVNDQIGVSTSAQWLAEMSVKMIDSNIESGIYHVVPDGETSWYELARFVIETASRSSEGIDIKLTNILPVATVDYSMLAKRPHNSRLNNVKFKKALSKIAFVEQYPQWQEQVKAYVKESVTTPPRAGEVDGIYVCQ; encoded by the coding sequence ATGGTCGATAACTTATATCAAGTCTCTGATAAAGCTAAACCAGTATTGGTATTCGGTCGTAATGGTCAAGTTGGGAGGGCGTTGCAAAGATGCTTCTCCAATCTTGATGTACCTGTTGTTTTTTTGGGGCGTGCAGAATGTGATTTGGCTAATGAAGATGAGATTATTAAGACATTAAATCTGTATCAACCTCAGGTCATCATTAATGCAGCAGCTTATACAGGGGTTGATAACGCTGAAAGCGAGCGCGAGCTCGCTTTTGCCATTAATGCGAAGGGGCCAGCAGTCATGGCGCATTACATGGTTAATGTGGCTCATGGTATTTTGGTGCATTACTCTACCGACTATGTCTTTGCTGATACAAAACAAACATCCTACTTAGAAACCGATATTGCAGGGCCTTTAGACCAGCTGAGTGTTTATGGCCAAAGTAAATTAGCGGGTGAAGAAGCCATTAAAAAAACTTTTAATTTGGCACATGATTCTGGAGATGGTAAATATCAAGAAAATTTTTCTAGATATTTCATTTTACGAACATCTTGGGTTTATGGTGATGGTGAGAATTTTATTCAGAAGATATTGCGCTTAGCTGGTGAGCAAACTCAACTCAAAATTGTGAATGATCAAATTGGAGTGTCTACCTCTGCTCAATGGTTAGCAGAAATGAGTGTGAAAATGATTGATTCAAATATTGAGTCTGGCATTTATCATGTGGTACCTGATGGTGAAACTTCTTGGTATGAATTGGCAAGATTCGTAATTGAGACAGCTTCGAGGTCTAGTGAGGGCATTGATATTAAGTTAACAAATATCTTGCCTGTAGCCACCGTAGATTATTCAATGCTGGCCAAGCGACCTCACAACTCTCGGTTAAATAATGTTAAATTCAAAAAAGCATTATCAAAGATAGCTTTTGTCGAACAATATCCTCAGTGGCAAGAACAGGTAAAGGCCTACGTTAAAGAAAGTGTTACCACCCCTCCACGAGCTGGTGAAGTTGATGGGATTTATGTATGCCAATAA